A window of Tautonia plasticadhaerens contains these coding sequences:
- a CDS encoding DUF6950 family protein translates to MQGNRKPGWESLLGEYLHASASKPFAWGSHDCALYAATWVLLATGSDHVSRWKGDYATEFGARRAMIDRGFETVEDIADHHLEEKPVTVAMRGDLVLHPQGALGICNGLFSHFVTPQGLCVEETLACLKAWGV, encoded by the coding sequence ATGCAGGGTAACCGCAAGCCGGGCTGGGAATCGCTGCTGGGCGAGTACCTGCACGCCTCCGCCAGCAAGCCGTTTGCGTGGGGCAGCCACGACTGCGCGCTCTATGCCGCCACCTGGGTGCTGCTCGCCACCGGGTCGGATCACGTCAGCCGCTGGAAGGGCGATTACGCCACCGAGTTCGGCGCACGCCGCGCCATGATCGACCGGGGATTTGAAACCGTCGAAGACATCGCCGACCATCATCTGGAAGAAAAGCCCGTGACGGTCGCCATGCGCGGCGACCTGGTGCTGCACCCGCAAGGCGCGCTCGGCATCTGCAACGGTCTGTTCTCGCATTTCGTCACGCCTCAGGGCTTGTGCGTCGAGGAAACGCTCGCCTGCCTCAAGGCGTGGGGCGTATGA